The Halogranum gelatinilyticum DNA segment GTCGTCCCGGTCGTCACGGTGCTGGGAGCCGCGGTGCTCGTCACGGTCGTCGAACTCAGCCGGTTTTTCTCGACCGAGATCGTCGCGAGGCTCGACGAGGCACTGCCGTTCGCGGTCGGCGTGCTCCCACGGGACCCCGCCGAGTTCGGTGCCGTATTCGCCAGCTGGCTCAGCGGTGGCGCGTTTCAGACCGTCTTCGGGTCGATAACGCAGACGGTCGGGTCGGTCGCTGCGACCCTGTTCAACGGCTTCCTGTCGTTGCTGTTCGCGTTTTTCCTCCTTCGGGAGGACGACCGACTCGCCGCGTGGTTCGTCCGAAACGTCGCCGGCGAGGACTCCGACGTCGTCGACTATCTTTCTGCTGTGGACGAGAGATTACAGTCCGTCTACTTCGGCTACACCATCACGATCTTCGTCGTCATGCTCCTGGCGACGGTCGCCTACAGTGCGTTCAATCTCGTCGCCCCGCCGGGGATGCGGATTCCGGCACCGATTCCGCTGGCCGTCGTCACCGGCCTGTTCACCGTCATCCCGCTCGTCGGCCGGAGCATCGTCTACTTTGTCGTCGCTGGCTACCTCGCCACCGTCGCGGTACGGACGGACCCGACGTCGCTGTGGTTTCCCCTCGCGTTTCTGGCCGTCATGGAACTGCCCTTCGACAACCTCATTCGGGTGTACGTCCGCCCGGCCCTGTCGGGGCGACTGGTCCCGATGAGTTTCATCGTGTTCGCGTATCTCCTTGGCCCGCCGCTGTTCGGCTGGTACGGCATCTTCTACGGCCCATTGCTCATGGTCGTCGTCGTCCTGTTCTTCCAGTCGAAGCTCCCGGAACTCGTGGGCCGCGGCGGCGACGCGACACAACCGTCGCAGACCGATACGGTTGACCCGACCGATACGGTCGAACCGTCCGAGAAGGTTGACCCCGCCGAAACAGTTGGCGAGTCGCTCGGGCCGACGTCGGACATAGATTGATGCTGTCCCCGACCCAACAGTAGCCATTCGAACAGGGTGGACTCGGTGTCACGACGTCTCTGTGGCCGGTTCACGCTGTCGAGCTAGAAGATCATGAGCCAAGCGTTACCCGAAGAGAGGATCATCGAGGATGCCAGACGCAACGCCGCCATCGCGTGGGTGCTCACCGCACTCCTCGTGGTGGTCGCCGCCGTCAGCTTCTTCGCTGGCCTGTTCGTCGACATGGCGGTCGCGGCTGTCGCGGCGGCGGTCGTACTCGTACCAGCATTCGCACACCGAACGTGGACCAGGACCGTCCCCTGGCCGATACTGCTGCTCGCGTCGCTGCCGCTGGTCGTTCGGGCGTTCGAACCGTCGTTCCTCGCCGATACGGTCGCCGCGCTCGGCATCGCGGCACTGGCGCTGCTCGTCGTCGTTGTCCTGCAGCTGACGACGACCGTCAGCATGACGCCAAACGTTGCCATCGGCGTCGTCGTAATCGCGACCCTCGCGACCGCCGGGTTCTGGGCACTCGGCTCTGCGGCCTCCGCGAGATATCTCGGAACGGGATTCGTCGAGACCAACGACCAACTCATGGGTATCTTTACGTCCGCGCTGGTGGCCAGTCTCGCCGCCGCGCTCCTCTTCCGCTGGTATTTCGGACGGGTGCTCGAAGCGAACCGCGAGGCGGAACCAATCGAGGAGGTGCGGACCGTATGAAGCTCCGAGACCGGCTGCATCTTTCGAAAGGTCGCCAGTCCCAACTGGTCAGATTCCTGCAGTTCGTGATGGTCGGCATCCTCTCCATCGGCCTCTATCTGGGGAACATGGGCGTCGTGGTCAACGCCGCCGTCGGGCTGCTCGTGACGTTCCTCCCCGCCTATCTGGAGCGTAACTACCGGTTCACGATGGACGTCGCGCTGGTGCTCTGGATTACGGTGGCGATGTTCCTCCACGCGTTCGGGACGCTTCCGCTGCCGGGGTTGGAGTTCACGAGTGCCTACTCAGCGACGTGGTGGTGGGACCACATGACCCACGCACTCTCGTCCTCGTTGGTCGCGGGTGTCGCCTACGCGATCGTCCGCGCACTCGACGAACACAGCGAGTTCATCCACATGCCGCCGAAGTTCCTCTTCGTCTTCATGCTCATGTTCGTGATGGCGTTCGGGGTGGTCTGGGAACTCCTCGAGTTCTACATCAGCGTCGTCTCCGCGCTCCTCGGTGCCGAGACCGTCCTCACCCAGTACGGACTCGGCGACACCGTCCTCGACCTGTTCTACAACTCGGTCGGTGGCCTGCTCGTCGCCATCTTCGGCTCGGCGTATCTCACCGGCGTCTCGGGGCAACTCGCAGAGCGGCTCGGCGCGCAGTCCGCAAAACGGTAGTCGCGGGACGCTCTCTCGGATTGGAGTCAGTCCTGTCCGGCCGTCTCAGTGTCTCCCCGGAGACCGTCCTCTGGACGCTCGACGGCCGTCGGTGCCGGCTCCGGCTCGGCTATCTCTCTCGGCAGGAGCGCGGAGGCCACGAGCGTGAGAAGCACGAGCAACACGAGCAGCAAGAGCGACCCTTGTCCCGCATCGACGATTGCCGTATCGAAGGCACCGGCGACGAGGTCCTGCTCGGCAGGCGACAGTCGAGCCAGGAAGGCCGCCTGCGTCTCCTTCGTCGCCGTCTCGATGGCCGATTGAAGCTGTATCGCCAGCGTGTTCCGCTGTTCGACCGAGAGGTCCGCACCCTGTACAGAGAAGAGCGCGGTGACGACGCCACGGTAATACTGGTTGAGGAGGAACGACCCGATGACTGCCGTCCCGAGCGCGTAGCCCAGCATCGCAGTCGCGTTCAGCGCGCCCGACGCCTCCGAGGAGTCCGCCGTGTCGACGGCCGAGAGCGTTATGTCGATCAGCTGTGCCCCCACGAGACCGAGACCGAGACCGAAGATCACCATCGGGACCACGGTCTGGCTGAGCGTCATCTCTAGGCTCGTCTGCGGAATCAACAGCAGGAGTCCGACTGCC contains these protein-coding regions:
- a CDS encoding AI-2E family transporter, with protein sequence MSRQRGIARRTTETLAELQVGWWAFALVVVGIVAFVGYVYLPWIVFGLFVYYVARPIERRLDDVLPSRNLSALVTLTLVVVPVVTVLGAAVLVTVVELSRFFSTEIVARLDEALPFAVGVLPRDPAEFGAVFASWLSGGAFQTVFGSITQTVGSVAATLFNGFLSLLFAFFLLREDDRLAAWFVRNVAGEDSDVVDYLSAVDERLQSVYFGYTITIFVVMLLATVAYSAFNLVAPPGMRIPAPIPLAVVTGLFTVIPLVGRSIVYFVVAGYLATVAVRTDPTSLWFPLAFLAVMELPFDNLIRVYVRPALSGRLVPMSFIVFAYLLGPPLFGWYGIFYGPLLMVVVVLFFQSKLPELVGRGGDATQPSQTDTVDPTDTVEPSEKVDPAETVGESLGPTSDID